Proteins from a single region of Dama dama isolate Ldn47 chromosome 14, ASM3311817v1, whole genome shotgun sequence:
- the SRP9 gene encoding signal recognition particle 9 kDa protein, protein MPQYQTWEEFSRAAEKLYLADPMKARVVLKYRHSDGSLCIKVTDDLVCLVYRTDQAQDVKKIEKFHSQLMRLMVAKESRSVAMETD, encoded by the exons ATGCCGCAGTACCAGACTTGGGAGGAGTTCAGTCGCGCAGCGGAGAAACTCTACCTCGCCGACCCAATGAAG gcCCGTGTGGTTCTCAAATATAGGCATTCTGATGGGAGTTTGTGTATTAAAGTAACAGATGATTTAGTT TGTTTGGTGTATAGAACAGACCAAGCTCAAGATGTAAAGAAGATTGAGAAATTCCACAGTCAACTAATGCGACTTATGGTGGCCAAGGAATCCCGCAGTGTTGCCATGGAAACGGACTGA